One region of Polaribacter pectinis genomic DNA includes:
- a CDS encoding DUF3857 domain-containing protein, translating to MKKNILYAVTTVLFSVTITFSQKINYSSLLIPAELKENANAVVRNQSIDITIEDVDKMVVKERRTVTVLNKLGDRNVAMYESYDNDTRITELHAFIYDALGNQIKKYKERDFTDVSAVDGGTLYSDSRVKYLDYTPITYPYTVVFESEYKTSTTGFIPWWLPINGYYIAVEKGQYSIKNPTGIPLRKKETNFEGFKIESASSETEISYSITNQKAIKYENNAVSYREILPKATITLDKFNLKGVYGEYTNWNEFGKWMYEKLLTGRDVLDEATKTKIQELVKGVNDPIEKAKIVYQFMQDKTRYISVQVGIGGWEPIAANLVDKVGYGDCKGLTNYTKALLDAAGVTSYYTIVYADEKRDIDKDFSSIQGNHVILNLPNKGKDIWLECTSQTMPFGFLGDFTDDRNVLVVTPEGGVIKRTTVYKDEVNLQTTKGAIQFKEDGSLNATLKIVSQGLQYDDKYSNEGYTEDELIKHYKSSVWNYNNNLEIQSSKLENNKKDIVFTEDLEISIKNYASINAQEYLFRVNVFNKNSFVPKRYRTRNLPLKIARGYKDVDEFEIKIPEGYTLSALPPIKELSTKFGSYKVIFTKIDDNTFKYNRSIAIKEGVYPKEDYKLYRSFRRSIAKYENLRIAITKK from the coding sequence ATGAAGAAGAATATACTTTACGCTGTTACAACGGTACTGTTTTCTGTTACAATAACCTTTTCACAAAAAATAAACTATTCATCTTTACTAATTCCTGCAGAATTAAAGGAAAACGCGAATGCAGTTGTAAGAAATCAGTCAATAGATATTACCATAGAAGATGTAGATAAAATGGTAGTTAAAGAAAGAAGAACTGTAACAGTTTTAAATAAATTGGGCGATAGAAATGTTGCTATGTACGAGAGTTATGACAATGATACTAGAATTACAGAACTTCATGCCTTTATTTATGATGCTTTAGGAAATCAAATAAAAAAATATAAAGAAAGAGATTTTACAGACGTAAGCGCTGTAGATGGAGGAACTTTATATTCAGACTCTAGAGTTAAATATTTAGATTATACACCTATTACATATCCTTACACTGTAGTTTTTGAATCGGAATACAAAACATCTACTACTGGTTTCATACCTTGGTGGTTACCAATAAACGGATATTATATTGCTGTTGAAAAAGGACAATATTCAATTAAAAATCCTACTGGAATTCCTTTAAGGAAAAAAGAAACTAATTTTGAAGGTTTTAAAATTGAAAGCGCAAGTTCAGAAACAGAAATTTCTTATTCCATAACAAATCAAAAAGCAATTAAATATGAGAATAATGCTGTTTCATATAGAGAAATTTTACCCAAAGCAACCATAACTTTAGACAAGTTTAACTTAAAAGGTGTGTATGGCGAGTACACAAATTGGAATGAATTTGGCAAGTGGATGTATGAAAAATTACTAACAGGAAGAGATGTTTTAGATGAAGCTACAAAAACTAAAATTCAAGAATTAGTAAAAGGTGTTAATGACCCTATTGAGAAAGCTAAAATTGTATATCAATTTATGCAAGATAAAACGCGTTATATAAGTGTACAAGTTGGTATTGGAGGTTGGGAGCCTATTGCAGCAAATCTTGTAGACAAAGTTGGTTATGGAGATTGTAAAGGCTTAACAAATTATACAAAAGCATTGTTAGATGCTGCAGGTGTTACTTCATATTATACAATTGTTTATGCTGATGAAAAAAGAGATATAGATAAAGATTTTTCTTCAATACAAGGTAATCATGTTATTTTAAATCTTCCAAATAAAGGTAAAGATATTTGGCTAGAATGTACAAGTCAAACCATGCCTTTTGGTTTTTTAGGAGACTTTACAGACGATAGAAATGTTTTAGTTGTAACACCAGAAGGTGGAGTTATAAAAAGAACAACAGTTTATAAAGACGAAGTAAATCTTCAAACTACAAAAGGAGCTATTCAATTTAAAGAAGATGGAAGCTTAAATGCTACATTAAAAATTGTTTCCCAAGGTTTACAATATGATGATAAGTATAGTAATGAAGGTTATACTGAAGATGAATTAATAAAACACTACAAATCTAGTGTTTGGAATTATAACAACAATTTAGAAATTCAATCTTCAAAATTAGAAAACAACAAAAAAGACATTGTTTTTACTGAAGATTTAGAAATATCCATTAAAAATTACGCTTCTATAAATGCACAAGAATATTTATTTAGAGTTAATGTTTTTAATAAAAATAGTTTTGTACCCAAAAGATATAGAACAAGAAATTTACCGCTTAAAATAGCTAGAGGATACAAAGATGTAGACGAATTCGAAATTAAAATACCTGAAGGTTACACTCTTTCAGCTTTACCTCCAATAAAAGAACTTTCTACAAAATTCGGGAGTTACAAAGTAATCTTTACAAAAATCGATGACAATACTTTTAAATACAACAGATCTATAGCTATTAAAGAAGGAGTGTACCCAAAAGAAGATTATAAATTATATAGAAGCTTTAGAAGAAGTATTGCTAAATATGAAAATTTAAGAATTGCCATTACTAAAAAATAA
- a CDS encoding YceI family protein, which produces MKKVFLTLALVASVLTACKSEKKEKVEAKEAVKVTVNVAELNNVDTDTSVLNWKGTKPGGAHNGTVALKSGGLLIEDGKLTQGEFIIDMTSIKNLDMAGSEGAGKLEGHLKNADFFDVAEYPNAKFVITKIEETEGKLAVTGNLLIKDIAKSITIPAMISTEGGVTTFTSETFNINRADFNVKYGSKSFFDNLKDKFIDDLIEMSFVVKTKK; this is translated from the coding sequence ATGAAAAAAGTATTTTTAACATTGGCATTAGTAGCATCAGTTTTAACTGCATGTAAAAGCGAGAAAAAAGAAAAAGTAGAAGCTAAAGAAGCTGTAAAAGTAACTGTAAATGTTGCTGAATTAAATAATGTAGATACAGATACATCTGTATTAAATTGGAAAGGAACAAAACCTGGAGGAGCGCATAATGGAACAGTTGCTCTAAAAAGTGGAGGTTTATTAATTGAAGATGGCAAATTAACACAAGGAGAGTTTATTATTGACATGACTTCAATTAAAAATTTAGATATGGCTGGTTCTGAAGGAGCTGGTAAATTAGAAGGACACTTAAAAAATGCAGACTTCTTTGATGTAGCTGAATATCCAAATGCAAAATTTGTAATTACTAAAATTGAAGAAACAGAAGGAAAACTAGCTGTAACTGGTAACTTATTAATTAAAGATATTGCTAAAAGCATTACTATTCCTGCAATGATTTCTACAGAAGGTGGTGTTACAACTTTTACAAGTGAAACATTTAATATTAACAGAGCAGATTTTAATGTAAAATATGGTTCTAAGTCATTTTTCGATAACTTAAAAGACAAGTTTATTGACGATTTAATTGAAATGTCTTTTGTTGTTAAAACAAAGAAATAA
- a CDS encoding tRNA threonylcarbamoyladenosine dehydratase yields the protein MSWLERTELLVQKEGIERLQNANILVVGLGGVGSYAAEFIARAGVGKMTIVDGDVFDETNINRQLPALQSTVGKAKTSILSERLKDINPDLELTVLKEFLSPERAYEIVSKEFDYVLDCIDSITPKINLIVAARRKKVKIISSMGAGGKLDATKIRVKDIAKTKNCTMARVLRKRLKERKVDKGVKAVYSEEVQIPASVKITDGTNFKKSYYGTISYMPAAFGLQAAAHVVNFLIKK from the coding sequence ATGAGTTGGTTAGAACGTACTGAACTTTTAGTGCAAAAAGAAGGAATTGAAAGATTACAAAATGCCAATATTTTAGTTGTTGGTTTAGGAGGAGTTGGAAGTTATGCAGCAGAATTTATAGCAAGAGCTGGTGTTGGAAAAATGACAATAGTAGATGGCGATGTTTTTGATGAAACGAATATCAATAGGCAATTGCCTGCATTACAATCTACAGTTGGTAAAGCGAAAACAAGCATTTTATCAGAAAGATTAAAAGATATTAATCCAGATTTAGAATTAACAGTTTTAAAAGAATTTTTATCACCAGAAAGAGCCTATGAAATTGTTTCAAAAGAGTTTGACTACGTTTTAGATTGTATAGATTCTATTACACCAAAAATTAATTTAATTGTGGCTGCAAGAAGAAAGAAAGTTAAAATTATTTCTTCAATGGGAGCTGGAGGTAAATTAGATGCAACCAAAATTCGTGTAAAAGATATTGCCAAAACAAAGAACTGTACAATGGCAAGAGTTTTAAGAAAGCGTTTAAAAGAAAGAAAGGTAGATAAAGGTGTAAAAGCGGTTTATTCAGAAGAAGTTCAAATTCCTGCAAGCGTAAAAATTACAGACGGAACCAATTTTAAAAAATCTTATTATGGTACCATAAGCTACATGCCAGCTGCATTTGGATTGCAAGCAGCAGCACATGTTGTTAATTTTTTAATAAAAAAGTAA
- a CDS encoding TatD family hydrolase, whose translation MFSIENKYPTSVDFSSPFSIGIHPWFINKNKIEEELLLIEQSLQNKNCFALGECGLDKIIEADFKLQQEVFRKQVKLSEKHNKPLIIHCVKAFQEIIEIQKETKPKQIWILHGFNKNLQVAESLIKNGIILSIGVAIIKNEKLQKAVSEIPLDKLFLETDDSEVTIQEVYKKVANIKRLEVEELQQIIKQNFRNIFRV comes from the coding sequence GTGTTTTCTATTGAAAATAAATATCCAACTTCAGTAGATTTTTCTTCTCCTTTTTCAATCGGAATTCATCCTTGGTTTATCAATAAAAATAAAATTGAAGAAGAACTTTTACTTATAGAACAAAGTCTTCAAAATAAAAATTGTTTTGCTTTGGGCGAATGTGGTTTAGATAAAATTATAGAAGCAGATTTTAAACTTCAACAAGAAGTTTTCAGAAAACAAGTGAAACTTTCAGAAAAACACAACAAACCTTTAATTATCCACTGTGTAAAAGCATTTCAAGAAATTATTGAAATCCAAAAAGAAACAAAACCAAAACAAATTTGGATTTTACACGGTTTCAATAAAAACCTACAAGTTGCAGAAAGTTTAATTAAAAACGGAATTATTTTATCAATTGGAGTAGCAATTATCAAGAATGAAAAACTGCAAAAAGCAGTTTCAGAAATTCCTTTAGATAAATTGTTTTTAGAAACAGACGATTCAGAAGTTACAATTCAAGAAGTTTATAAAAAAGTAGCAAACATAAAAAGGTTAGAGGTTGAAGAACTTCAACAAATAATAAAACAAAATTTTAGAAATATATTTAGAGTATGA
- the dtd gene encoding D-aminoacyl-tRNA deacylase, whose amino-acid sequence MKIVIQRVSKASVTIKEQKVADIKNGLLVLLGIVNEDAQEDINWLVRKVANLRIFNDENGVMNKSLLESNGEVIVVSQFTLQASTKKGNRPSYIKAAKPEIAIPLYENFVKTLENELGNKVQTGEFGADMKVELLNDGPVTIIIDSKNKE is encoded by the coding sequence ATGAAAATTGTAATTCAAAGAGTTTCTAAAGCAAGTGTAACTATTAAAGAACAAAAAGTTGCAGACATCAAAAACGGACTTTTAGTTTTATTGGGAATTGTTAATGAAGATGCTCAAGAAGACATTAATTGGTTGGTTCGAAAAGTGGCAAATCTCCGCATTTTTAATGACGAAAATGGAGTAATGAACAAATCTTTATTAGAAAGTAATGGAGAAGTGATTGTTGTGAGTCAGTTTACGTTGCAAGCCTCCACCAAAAAAGGAAACAGACCAAGTTATATAAAAGCAGCAAAACCAGAAATTGCAATTCCTTTATATGAGAATTTTGTGAAAACATTGGAAAACGAATTGGGGAATAAAGTACAAACTGGAGAATTTGGTGCAGACATGAAAGTCGAATTGTTAAATGATGGTCCAGTAACAATCATCATCGATTCAAAAAATAAAGAATAA
- the rsgA gene encoding ribosome small subunit-dependent GTPase A yields the protein MTGTVYKSTGSWYQVKADNGEFYKCRIKGKFRIKDIKSTNPIAVGDKVVFDLEAKNDEETGVIKKILERDNFIVRKSVNLSKQTHIIASNIDQVFLLITINNPPTFTTFIDRFLVSARAYRIDVILVFNKIDSYEIEERAEILYLKDIYEAIGYRCVEVSATQNKNVDTIKEMMLGKTSMFVGHSGVGKTTLVNAIDKTLDLKTKEISDQHNQGKHTTTFAEMFDLSIENKNDAKIIDTPGIKGFGVVDIDKYELGDYFPEFFALKQDCKFNNCIHTKEPKCAVKEALEEEKVSWSRYKSYLQILEGEEESEHFRTDIWNEEDNE from the coding sequence ATGACAGGAACAGTTTATAAATCTACAGGAAGTTGGTATCAGGTAAAAGCCGATAATGGAGAATTTTACAAATGTAGAATAAAAGGGAAATTCAGAATAAAAGACATTAAAAGCACCAATCCAATTGCGGTTGGCGACAAAGTGGTGTTCGATTTAGAAGCAAAAAACGACGAAGAGACAGGTGTTATAAAAAAGATTTTAGAAAGAGATAATTTTATCGTCAGAAAATCTGTAAACCTTTCCAAGCAAACACATATTATTGCTTCAAATATCGATCAAGTTTTTTTACTAATTACTATAAATAATCCACCAACATTTACCACGTTTATAGACCGTTTTTTAGTTTCTGCAAGAGCCTACAGAATCGATGTGATTTTAGTTTTCAATAAAATAGATTCTTACGAAATAGAAGAAAGAGCAGAAATTTTATACTTAAAAGATATTTACGAAGCCATTGGTTACAGATGTGTAGAAGTTTCTGCAACACAAAATAAAAATGTAGATACCATTAAAGAAATGATGTTGGGTAAAACATCTATGTTTGTTGGGCATTCTGGAGTTGGAAAAACCACTTTGGTAAATGCAATAGACAAAACATTAGACTTAAAAACCAAAGAAATTTCCGACCAACATAACCAAGGAAAACACACCACTACTTTTGCAGAAATGTTCGATTTAAGTATCGAAAATAAAAACGATGCAAAAATTATAGACACACCAGGAATTAAAGGTTTTGGAGTTGTAGATATAGATAAATACGAGTTAGGAGACTATTTTCCAGAGTTTTTTGCGTTAAAGCAAGACTGTAAATTCAATAATTGTATACATACAAAAGAGCCAAAATGTGCTGTAAAAGAAGCTTTAGAAGAAGAAAAAGTTTCTTGGTCTCGTTATAAAAGTTACTTACAAATTTTAGAAGGCGAAGAAGAATCAGAGCATTTTAGAACCGATATTTGGAACGAAGAAGATAATGAGTAG
- a CDS encoding bifunctional 3-deoxy-7-phosphoheptulonate synthase/chorismate mutase type II translates to MKNTKELRTWLDDMKLDHPLVIAGPCSAETEEQVLKIAHELKDSDVSYFRAGIWKPRTRPGMFEGVGEIGLRWLKKVKEETGMKTCTEVANAAHVKLAIENDVDLLWIGARSTVSPFIMQEIADALQGTDKIVLVKNPVNPDLALWLGGIERLYTAGIKNLGAIHRGFSTYEKTKYRNTPEWQLAIEFQNKFPDLPLINDPSHITGNREMIQDVCQTALDLNFDGLMIETHFDPENAWSDAAQQVTPTKLKQIMEDLKIRKETNTEADYTNALDNLRAQINVADDQLIELLGKRMKVSDEIGALKKQKNVAVLQSKRWNEILGNMILEGESKGLSEEFVLKMFKAIHQESINHQEKVING, encoded by the coding sequence ATGAAGAATACAAAAGAATTAAGAACATGGTTGGACGATATGAAATTAGATCATCCACTAGTAATAGCAGGGCCTTGTAGTGCAGAAACCGAAGAACAGGTTTTAAAAATTGCACACGAACTAAAAGATTCTGATGTAAGCTATTTTAGAGCAGGAATATGGAAACCAAGAACAAGACCAGGAATGTTTGAAGGTGTTGGAGAAATTGGTTTAAGATGGTTAAAGAAAGTAAAAGAAGAAACAGGTATGAAAACCTGTACAGAAGTAGCAAATGCTGCACACGTAAAATTAGCAATCGAGAATGATGTAGATTTATTATGGATTGGTGCACGTTCTACAGTATCTCCTTTTATCATGCAAGAAATTGCAGATGCTTTGCAAGGAACAGATAAAATTGTATTGGTTAAAAATCCGGTAAATCCAGATTTAGCTCTTTGGTTAGGTGGAATTGAAAGATTATACACAGCAGGAATCAAAAATTTAGGAGCAATTCACAGAGGATTTTCTACGTACGAAAAAACGAAATATAGAAACACTCCAGAATGGCAATTAGCAATTGAATTCCAAAATAAGTTTCCAGATTTACCTTTAATTAACGATCCTTCGCATATTACAGGAAACAGAGAAATGATTCAAGATGTTTGTCAAACTGCGTTAGATTTAAATTTCGATGGTTTAATGATCGAAACTCATTTCGACCCAGAAAACGCTTGGTCAGATGCTGCACAACAAGTTACACCAACAAAGTTGAAACAGATCATGGAAGATTTAAAAATCAGAAAAGAAACCAATACAGAAGCAGATTATACAAATGCTTTAGACAATTTAAGAGCACAAATTAATGTTGCAGACGATCAATTGATTGAATTGTTAGGAAAAAGAATGAAAGTTTCCGATGAAATTGGCGCTTTGAAAAAACAAAAGAATGTTGCTGTTTTACAATCAAAACGTTGGAACGAGATTCTTGGAAACATGATTTTAGAAGGTGAGAGTAAAGGTTTAAGTGAAGAATTTGTATTGAAAATGTTCAAGGCAATTCACCAAGAATCTATCAATCATCAAGAAAAAGTAATTAACGGATAG
- a CDS encoding prephenate dehydrogenase, with protein MKNIFFIGIGLIGGSFAIDIKKHYPDTVLHGISRKDETLNKALELKLIDKKATLDDLENADLVIVSIPVDATVKLLPTILDKIGDNTLVVDAGSTKEAICKSVEHHKRRRNFLACHPIAGTEKSGPTAAISGLYKGKTNIICEVEKTTFKLQEKALDLFRAIGMRIRYMDAVSHDKHIAYVSHLSHISAFMLGKTVINKEKNERDIFDMAGSGFESTVRLAKSSPAMWTPIFKQNKENVIETLEEYINNLQHFKELMQQDNFSEIFNEMENTNYIKQILNGIK; from the coding sequence ATGAAAAATATATTTTTTATTGGTATTGGTTTAATTGGCGGAAGTTTCGCAATCGACATTAAAAAGCATTATCCAGATACTGTCTTACATGGAATTAGCAGAAAAGACGAAACGCTAAATAAAGCGTTAGAATTAAAACTGATTGACAAAAAAGCAACTTTAGACGATTTAGAAAATGCAGATTTGGTAATCGTATCAATTCCAGTAGATGCAACTGTAAAACTATTACCAACAATTTTAGATAAAATCGGTGATAATACACTGGTTGTAGATGCAGGTTCCACAAAAGAAGCAATTTGTAAATCTGTTGAACATCATAAAAGAAGACGAAACTTTTTGGCTTGCCACCCAATTGCAGGAACAGAAAAATCTGGACCAACAGCAGCAATTTCTGGCTTGTATAAAGGAAAAACGAACATTATTTGCGAAGTAGAAAAAACAACTTTTAAGTTGCAAGAAAAAGCATTAGACCTTTTTAGAGCAATTGGAATGCGTATTAGATATATGGATGCAGTTTCACACGACAAACATATTGCGTATGTTTCGCACCTTTCCCACATTAGTGCGTTTATGTTAGGGAAAACAGTAATTAATAAAGAAAAAAATGAGCGCGATATTTTCGATATGGCAGGTTCAGGTTTCGAATCTACAGTTCGTTTGGCAAAAAGTTCGCCAGCAATGTGGACGCCAATTTTTAAACAAAATAAAGAAAACGTAATAGAAACATTAGAAGAATACATCAACAATTTACAACATTTTAAAGAGTTGATGCAACAAGATAATTTCTCTGAAATTTTTAACGAAATGGAGAATACAAATTATATAAAACAAATTTTAAACGGCATAAAATAA
- a CDS encoding pyridoxal phosphate-dependent aminotransferase has protein sequence MIQPAKRLDTVQEYYFSKKLREVRELMAAGKPIINMGIGSPDLQPPAKVLEAIQGSLGDASAHKYQSYQGLPELRNAISTFYKNKFSVETNPENEVLPLMGSKEGIMHISMAFLNEGDKVLIPNPGYPTYTSVTKLVGAEPLFYNLSAEDNWQPNFAELETQDLSEVKIMWVNYPHMPTGTNATLETFKKLIAFGKKNHILIINDNPYSFILNNNPISILQVAGAKDIALELNSLSKTFNMAGWRVGMVLGNSTYINEILKVKSNMDSGMFYGIQKGAIEALQLSDSWFSEQNKIYTERRNLIWELADKLDAKYSKNATGLFVWAKIPEGKKSEEVTDSVLYNNDIFITPGTIFGSQGEGYIRFSLCVTTEIIKEAISRL, from the coding sequence ATGATACAACCTGCAAAAAGATTAGATACTGTTCAAGAATACTATTTCTCTAAAAAATTAAGAGAAGTAAGAGAATTAATGGCGGCTGGAAAACCAATTATCAATATGGGAATTGGCTCTCCAGATTTGCAACCACCAGCAAAAGTTTTAGAAGCAATTCAAGGAAGTTTAGGAGATGCTTCTGCTCACAAATATCAATCTTACCAAGGTTTACCAGAGTTAAGAAATGCTATTTCAACTTTTTATAAAAACAAATTTTCTGTAGAAACGAATCCAGAAAATGAAGTGTTGCCATTAATGGGAAGTAAAGAGGGAATTATGCATATTTCTATGGCTTTTTTAAACGAAGGCGATAAAGTGTTAATTCCGAATCCAGGATATCCAACATATACATCTGTCACCAAATTAGTAGGTGCAGAACCACTTTTTTATAATTTAAGTGCAGAAGACAATTGGCAACCAAATTTCGCAGAATTAGAAACTCAAGATTTATCTGAAGTTAAAATTATGTGGGTAAATTATCCACACATGCCAACTGGAACAAATGCAACTTTAGAAACCTTTAAAAAGTTGATTGCTTTTGGAAAAAAAAATCATATTTTAATCATTAACGACAATCCTTATAGTTTTATTTTAAACAATAATCCTATAAGTATTTTACAAGTAGCAGGCGCAAAAGACATTGCTTTAGAATTGAATTCTTTAAGTAAAACTTTTAACATGGCTGGTTGGCGAGTTGGAATGGTTTTAGGGAACTCAACATACATCAACGAAATATTAAAAGTAAAATCTAATATGGATTCTGGCATGTTTTACGGAATTCAAAAAGGCGCAATTGAGGCATTACAATTATCAGATTCTTGGTTTTCAGAACAAAATAAAATCTACACAGAACGTAGAAATTTAATTTGGGAATTAGCAGATAAATTAGATGCAAAATATAGTAAAAACGCAACAGGTTTATTTGTTTGGGCAAAAATTCCTGAAGGTAAAAAATCTGAAGAAGTTACAGATTCAGTTTTATACAACAACGATATTTTTATAACACCAGGAACAATATTTGGTTCTCAAGGGGAAGGATATATTCGTTTTTCGTTATGTGTAACAACAGAAATAATTAAAGAAGCTATATCAAGATTATAG